One part of the Bdellovibrio sp. KM01 genome encodes these proteins:
- the carB gene encoding carbamoyl-phosphate synthase large subunit translates to MPRKSDIKKVLIIGSGPIVIGQACEFDYSGTQACKALMAEGLEVILVNSNPATIMTDPEIATRVYVEPLKVEYLEKIIDKERPDAVIPTLGGQTALNLALDLHGKGILQKYKVQLLGATPQVIKAGEDREIFRGLLDKIGARYPKSHLVRTFEHGMQIADDLGYPMILRPNYTLGGGGGGIAYSPEEYKKMLVGALHESPTSEVLVEESILGWKEYELEVMRDYKGSFVVVCSIENLDPCGVHTGDSITIAPQQTLSDRQYQAMRDEACKIINEVGIQTGGANIQFAVHPTTHERVVIEMNPRVSRSSALASKATGFPIAKIAALLSIGYSLEEIKNDITQVTPSCYEPALDYVVTKIPRFAFEKFQGSKDSLTTQMKSVGEVMGIGRTLQESMMKALASLEASPQAIPEVELEIGKISYPNSLRIYQLFQAFRDGKTVAEIQELTGIIPYFLEQIEGLIKFEGKFKREFNEGNVELLTAAKRKGFTDARLGALLGQNAKYVQTLREKHQLFPKYSQVDTCAGEFESSTPYFYSTYWAQESAEVNAKNAVVIIGSGPNRIGQGIEFDYSCVRGVKAFRKSGTKVIMVNSNPETVSTDYDTSDVLFFEPLTSESLIEIMRFMRPRGFVAQLGGQTPINVAPELVAAGYELLGSSLQTIDLAEDRGLFTKICRELNFEIPNSAMAGSLEAALASEKQVGYPMICRPSYVLGGRRMEVIENRDELISYFQRHGDYISTDKPCMMDQFLAGALEVDVDLVRGVDWTLVGGVVEHIEAAGVHSGDSMGVLPPHRLKDETCERIEQLSIQLANRIGVIGHLNLQLAVKNDIVYMLEANPRSSRSVPFVAKATGIPLIDLGVAAMLGKKAKDLDLDNLKWRKTNTVSVKGVVFPFKKFPESDSILGPEMKSTGESMGRGKDYSEALCKAFLSSNIRLPKTGQVFFSLRDKDKEAMLPLVKELQRMGYGVSATTGTAAFFNDKGVNCLSLKKVDEGRPHCVDKIRSGEVAFVINTTSGRRAIEASFDIRRACTDYNIPCLTESDAAEAFVLALKNNRNESSSVEALPSMEVF, encoded by the coding sequence GTGCCACGTAAGTCCGATATAAAAAAGGTTTTGATCATTGGTTCGGGACCGATCGTAATTGGACAGGCCTGCGAGTTTGATTACTCCGGGACTCAGGCATGTAAGGCTTTAATGGCGGAAGGCCTTGAAGTTATTTTGGTGAATTCTAATCCCGCGACGATCATGACGGACCCGGAAATCGCAACCCGCGTTTATGTGGAGCCTTTGAAAGTCGAATATCTTGAGAAAATCATCGACAAAGAGCGTCCCGATGCTGTGATCCCGACACTGGGTGGGCAGACCGCTTTGAACCTTGCCCTGGATCTCCATGGCAAAGGTATTTTGCAAAAATATAAAGTGCAGCTTCTTGGTGCCACTCCACAGGTTATTAAAGCTGGCGAGGATCGCGAGATCTTCAGAGGACTTCTTGATAAAATCGGCGCGCGCTATCCGAAAAGCCACTTAGTTCGTACCTTCGAGCACGGCATGCAGATCGCAGATGATCTTGGTTATCCTATGATTCTTCGCCCGAACTACACATTGGGTGGGGGTGGTGGAGGTATTGCGTACTCTCCAGAAGAATATAAAAAAATGTTGGTAGGCGCTCTTCATGAAAGTCCGACCTCCGAAGTATTGGTGGAAGAAAGTATTCTGGGGTGGAAAGAATACGAACTTGAAGTCATGCGCGACTATAAAGGTTCTTTCGTTGTGGTTTGTAGCATTGAAAACCTGGATCCGTGTGGCGTGCATACCGGTGACAGTATCACGATTGCTCCTCAACAAACATTGAGCGATCGTCAATACCAGGCTATGCGCGACGAAGCCTGCAAGATCATCAATGAAGTGGGAATTCAAACGGGCGGAGCGAATATTCAATTTGCAGTTCACCCGACAACTCACGAGCGTGTGGTGATCGAAATGAATCCACGCGTAAGTCGCTCTTCGGCATTGGCAAGTAAGGCTACCGGATTCCCGATTGCTAAAATTGCGGCACTCCTTTCAATTGGCTACAGCCTGGAAGAAATTAAAAACGACATCACACAGGTAACTCCTTCTTGCTATGAGCCGGCACTGGATTATGTCGTTACCAAAATTCCTCGTTTTGCATTTGAAAAGTTCCAAGGATCTAAAGACTCCCTGACGACACAAATGAAAAGCGTGGGCGAAGTCATGGGGATTGGTCGCACTTTGCAGGAATCAATGATGAAAGCTTTGGCAAGTCTAGAGGCAAGCCCACAGGCAATTCCAGAAGTCGAACTTGAAATTGGTAAAATTTCCTATCCAAACAGCCTTCGCATTTATCAACTATTTCAAGCCTTCCGTGATGGTAAAACAGTTGCTGAAATCCAAGAGCTGACAGGCATTATCCCTTACTTCCTGGAGCAAATTGAAGGCCTGATTAAATTTGAAGGTAAATTTAAACGTGAATTTAACGAAGGCAATGTCGAGCTTTTGACTGCAGCGAAACGCAAGGGCTTCACAGATGCTCGTTTGGGGGCCTTGCTAGGTCAAAACGCAAAATACGTTCAGACTTTGCGTGAAAAACATCAGCTTTTCCCTAAGTATTCCCAAGTGGACACTTGTGCAGGTGAATTCGAATCATCTACACCATACTTCTACTCGACATATTGGGCGCAAGAATCTGCGGAAGTGAATGCTAAAAATGCCGTGGTTATCATCGGCAGTGGTCCTAATCGCATTGGGCAGGGGATCGAGTTCGATTACAGCTGTGTCCGTGGCGTAAAGGCATTTAGAAAAAGTGGCACCAAAGTTATCATGGTGAATTCGAACCCAGAAACGGTTTCGACTGACTACGACACTTCCGACGTGCTGTTCTTTGAGCCTTTAACTTCGGAAAGCTTGATCGAAATCATGCGCTTTATGAGGCCTCGTGGTTTTGTGGCACAATTAGGAGGTCAAACTCCAATTAACGTTGCTCCCGAATTGGTAGCCGCGGGATATGAGTTACTAGGTTCTTCATTGCAAACAATTGATTTGGCAGAAGACCGTGGTTTGTTCACAAAAATCTGCCGGGAGTTGAATTTTGAAATTCCAAACTCGGCGATGGCGGGATCTCTGGAGGCAGCCTTAGCCAGCGAGAAACAAGTAGGTTATCCGATGATCTGCCGACCAAGCTATGTTTTGGGCGGTCGTCGTATGGAAGTAATCGAAAATCGCGATGAATTGATTTCTTACTTCCAACGTCACGGCGATTATATCTCGACGGATAAACCTTGCATGATGGATCAATTCTTGGCGGGTGCCTTGGAAGTGGATGTCGATTTGGTTCGCGGGGTTGATTGGACACTTGTCGGTGGCGTGGTTGAACATATCGAAGCTGCGGGTGTGCATTCGGGAGACTCCATGGGGGTGCTTCCGCCACATCGTCTGAAAGATGAAACTTGTGAGCGCATTGAACAATTAAGTATTCAGCTCGCAAATCGTATCGGAGTGATTGGGCATTTGAATTTGCAGCTGGCTGTGAAAAACGATATCGTTTACATGCTTGAAGCAAATCCGCGCAGTTCTCGCTCGGTTCCATTCGTTGCAAAAGCGACGGGTATTCCCTTGATTGATTTGGGTGTGGCCGCAATGCTCGGCAAGAAAGCCAAAGACCTTGATCTGGACAATTTGAAATGGAGAAAAACCAATACCGTGTCTGTTAAAGGTGTTGTATTCCCGTTCAAAAAGTTCCCAGAATCAGACTCGATCCTGGGCCCTGAAATGAAATCGACCGGGGAAAGCATGGGGCGCGGAAAAGACTATTCTGAAGCTCTTTGTAAGGCCTTCCTTTCAAGTAACATAAGACTTCCAAAAACCGGCCAAGTTTTCTTTTCACTCCGTGATAAAGATAAAGAAGCCATGTTGCCTTTAGTTAAAGAGCTTCAGCGTATGGGTTACGGTGTTTCTGCAACGACGGGAACCGCGGCCTTCTTTAATGATAAGGGCGTTAACTGTTTGTCTTTGAAAAAAGTCGATGAGGGACGTCCGCACTGTGTGGATAAAATTCGCTCGGGAGAGGTGGCCTTTGTTATCAATACAACGTCGGGTCGTCGTGCGATTGAGGCAAGTTTCGACATTCGTCGGGCATGTACAGACTATAATATCCCATGCTTGACGGAAAGTGATGCTGCCGAGGCCTTTGTTCTTGCTTTGAAAAACAACAGAAATGAGTCATCATCTGTCGAGGCACTGCCTTCGATGGAGGTCTTTTGA
- the carA gene encoding glutamine-hydrolyzing carbamoyl-phosphate synthase small subunit, with product MKGWLVLETGEVYQGAWQGGENRAGEVVFNTSHSGYEEIATDPSYFSQIVVMTAPMQGNYGVEDEAWESRQLWIEGFICLEIQDTERDQAWKKRLTDNKIPMLTELDTRHLVMRLRKGGTPWGALVQANDETQAKSLAQALIDKKKTLDKDWVYLASRQQPEVRRGDNMVGPRVAVLDFGSKENILRELQNRCSEIKIFNSRSSVQEIMNYNPDGIMLTNGPGDPADVKVAIGTVKELLGVKPIFGICMGHQILGLALGGKTYKLKFGHRGSNHPIQDTILNQIYMTSQNHGYAVDQATLPEDVKVTHTNLNDGTVAGFYSEKRKCLGIQYHPESCPGPHEASGLFSYFVERMI from the coding sequence ATGAAGGGTTGGCTTGTTTTAGAAACGGGCGAAGTTTATCAAGGCGCTTGGCAGGGCGGTGAAAACCGTGCTGGTGAGGTGGTCTTCAACACTTCTCATTCTGGTTACGAAGAAATTGCTACAGATCCTTCTTACTTTTCTCAAATCGTGGTGATGACAGCGCCCATGCAGGGCAACTACGGAGTTGAAGACGAAGCTTGGGAATCTCGCCAGCTTTGGATCGAAGGTTTTATTTGTCTTGAAATCCAGGACACGGAACGCGACCAAGCCTGGAAAAAACGTCTGACCGATAATAAAATTCCTATGCTAACGGAGCTCGACACTCGTCACTTGGTGATGCGTCTGCGCAAAGGCGGAACTCCTTGGGGCGCTTTGGTTCAGGCTAATGATGAAACCCAGGCAAAATCTTTAGCTCAAGCTTTGATTGATAAAAAGAAGACTTTGGATAAAGACTGGGTTTATCTGGCATCCAGACAGCAGCCGGAAGTCCGCCGTGGCGACAATATGGTCGGCCCACGCGTGGCAGTCTTGGATTTTGGAAGCAAAGAAAACATTCTTCGTGAATTGCAAAATCGTTGTTCTGAAATCAAAATTTTCAACAGCCGCAGTTCCGTGCAGGAAATCATGAATTACAATCCCGACGGCATTATGCTGACTAACGGTCCCGGGGATCCAGCGGACGTGAAGGTGGCGATCGGCACGGTCAAAGAGCTTCTGGGTGTAAAACCGATCTTTGGTATTTGCATGGGGCATCAGATCCTGGGACTCGCTTTGGGGGGTAAAACCTATAAGCTAAAATTCGGGCACCGTGGCAGCAATCACCCAATCCAGGATACTATTTTAAATCAAATCTATATGACCAGTCAGAATCACGGTTATGCCGTCGATCAGGCGACATTGCCTGAGGATGTCAAAGTGACGCACACCAATCTAAATGATGGCACTGTGGCAGGTTTTTATAGTGAAAAAAGAAAGTGTTTGGGAATACAATATCATCCTGAAAGTTGCCCAGGCCCGCATGAAGCGAGTGGCCTGTTTAGTTATTTTGTAGAGCGGATGATATGA
- a CDS encoding aspartate carbamoyltransferase catalytic subunit, translated as MSSRTQHSILDLVSLEKEKIGRLFSTADQLALNPFLPSKGFGKTGALLFFEASTRTRMSFETACAQLGVHPMLLDGKSGSSLEKGETLEDTVLNVAAMKPAFVVIRSGDELDFKALAVKLEVPIINAGWGKKGHPTQALLDAYTIRKHLGKIEGQKVLIVGDARHSRVAASHLELAKKLNYEVAFCGPVSFLPESAGIKIFNSLSEGLKWATVAMALRVQLERHQVKYSLEDYRKDFGFTVENLKALSANALIMHPGPINQGTEMDAEVLQKDSRCRVLDQVGNGVLVRQAILLEVLGGL; from the coding sequence ATGTCATCTAGAACTCAGCACTCCATTCTTGATTTAGTTAGTCTTGAAAAAGAAAAAATCGGTCGTCTATTTTCAACGGCAGATCAGTTGGCATTGAATCCATTTTTACCATCGAAGGGCTTCGGCAAAACCGGAGCCCTTTTGTTTTTTGAAGCCAGTACTCGTACCAGAATGAGTTTCGAAACGGCATGTGCCCAATTGGGAGTTCATCCCATGTTGCTGGACGGAAAATCCGGCAGCAGTTTGGAAAAGGGTGAAACTCTTGAGGACACGGTCCTAAACGTCGCGGCGATGAAACCAGCTTTTGTGGTGATTCGTTCCGGCGATGAGTTGGATTTCAAAGCTCTCGCTGTAAAATTGGAAGTGCCAATCATCAATGCAGGGTGGGGTAAAAAAGGCCATCCGACTCAGGCCCTTCTGGATGCTTACACTATTCGCAAGCATCTGGGGAAAATCGAGGGTCAGAAAGTTTTGATCGTCGGTGACGCCCGTCACAGCCGTGTTGCAGCCTCTCATCTTGAGCTTGCAAAAAAGCTGAACTATGAAGTCGCTTTTTGCGGGCCAGTGAGTTTCTTGCCTGAATCTGCAGGAATTAAAATATTCAATTCTCTGTCAGAGGGTTTGAAGTGGGCGACGGTTGCAATGGCCTTGCGTGTGCAATTGGAACGTCATCAAGTGAAGTATTCATTGGAAGATTACCGTAAAGACTTTGGTTTTACGGTTGAGAATTTAAAAGCTCTTTCGGCAAACGCTCTTATCATGCATCCCGGTCCTATTAATCAAGGAACGGAAATGGATGCCGAGGTTTTGCAGAAAGATTCTCGATGTCGCGTTTTAGATCAAGTCGGTAATGGTGTTTTGGTTCGTCAGGCGATTTTGCTCGAAGTTTTGGGGGGATTATGA
- the lepB gene encoding signal peptidase I yields MTRWREYLTTLVIAVFFALFVRSYLVTAYKVPTGSMQPTLKPGDFIFSSRVSYGIRLPFTDKIWDITPPERGDLIVFTYSNQPGISYVKRVIGLPGDKIEIKDGRVILNDQPLEYVKAVDNTVDNPNPGLFEVFEEKYQDSSWRVIFQKQMEGKDFGPIIVPPDEAFILGDNRDASDDSRYWGSVPTSQIVGKVVLIWLSLDWQEKWGGDRYPTVRWNRVFSTVH; encoded by the coding sequence ATGACTCGTTGGCGAGAATACTTAACAACTCTAGTGATCGCGGTTTTTTTTGCGCTATTTGTGCGCAGCTATCTGGTCACGGCTTATAAAGTGCCAACGGGCTCCATGCAGCCGACGTTGAAACCCGGTGATTTTATTTTTTCTTCCCGCGTTTCCTACGGAATTCGCCTTCCATTCACCGATAAAATTTGGGACATCACCCCTCCCGAGAGAGGTGATTTGATCGTCTTTACATACAGCAATCAGCCGGGCATTTCCTATGTGAAGCGCGTGATCGGTTTGCCTGGCGATAAGATTGAAATCAAAGATGGCCGAGTGATTTTAAATGATCAGCCCCTTGAATATGTGAAGGCCGTAGATAACACAGTCGACAACCCGAACCCGGGGTTGTTTGAAGTCTTCGAAGAGAAATATCAGGATTCATCTTGGAGAGTGATCTTTCAAAAGCAGATGGAAGGTAAGGATTTTGGACCTATCATAGTGCCTCCGGATGAAGCCTTTATTCTGGGAGACAATCGTGATGCGAGTGACGACTCGCGCTATTGGGGTTCCGTTCCGACCTCACAGATTGTGGGCAAAGTCGTTTTGATCTGGCTCTCTTTGGATTGGCAGGAAAAATGGGGTGGTGATCGCTATCCTACAGTGCGTTGGAACAGAGTTTTTTCCACCGTTCATTGA
- the lepB gene encoding signal peptidase I yields MNQENPAEKNLKGTWNQAILTFLFPIVLVMGVRWALFEPFVIPSGSMIPNLLVHDHILVKKFAYGLHLPFSDKWMVQWSQPQRGQIIVFKYPENPDVYYIKRLVGLPGDEVVVRAGKIAINGQELPLEKFESAQNESGFTYFTETMEPAKHIIRFMDFKFDDDATPQVFKVPEGNYFFMGDNRDQSSDSRVWGFVKKDYIVGRAWAIWLSCESTLPTMTFMCDPAQMRWSRLFQVLK; encoded by the coding sequence ATGAATCAAGAAAACCCAGCAGAGAAAAATTTAAAAGGAACGTGGAATCAGGCGATTCTAACGTTCCTTTTTCCTATTGTGCTGGTGATGGGTGTTCGTTGGGCCTTGTTTGAGCCCTTCGTAATTCCGTCGGGAAGTATGATCCCCAACTTGTTAGTGCATGATCATATCCTGGTGAAAAAATTCGCTTACGGTCTGCATTTGCCCTTTAGTGATAAATGGATGGTTCAGTGGTCGCAACCTCAACGAGGTCAGATCATCGTCTTTAAATATCCTGAAAATCCAGACGTGTATTACATCAAGCGCCTGGTAGGGTTGCCGGGGGATGAAGTCGTTGTTAGAGCGGGTAAGATCGCTATCAACGGACAAGAGCTTCCTTTGGAAAAATTCGAATCTGCTCAAAATGAAAGTGGTTTTACCTACTTTACTGAAACCATGGAGCCTGCCAAGCATATCATTCGTTTCATGGATTTCAAATTTGACGACGATGCGACTCCGCAAGTTTTCAAAGTTCCTGAAGGCAATTATTTCTTCATGGGGGATAACCGCGATCAATCCAGCGATTCTCGAGTGTGGGGGTTTGTTAAAAAAGACTACATCGTGGGTCGCGCCTGGGCCATTTGGCTTTCCTGCGAAAGTACTTTGCCGACCATGACTTTCATGTGTGATCCAGCTCAGATGCGCTGGTCGCGTCTGTTTCAAGTTCTTAAGTAA
- the lepB gene encoding signal peptidase I, producing the protein MAKDQQQTKPPPWDWRTKHFWTEGWGSLFLAVFIALFIRWGFVEAYVIPSGSMLPSLLIHDHIFVNKLTYGLRVPFSENWMVKFNEPKRGEVIVFKYPRDMSTFFIKRIVGEPGDKIYYENGTLYVNDKPVEKKVPANQDDFNWLRDADFTRDGNVNDAKSNYVEFTEALPPGKEGGEGKDHSILLRKGDFYETFGPVVVPADHLFVMGDNRMNSMDSRVWSFLPKQNILGRAMFVWLSCEETIPALPMICNPLTIRWTRFFHPVN; encoded by the coding sequence ATGGCAAAAGATCAACAGCAGACAAAACCACCTCCATGGGACTGGAGAACGAAGCATTTTTGGACAGAAGGTTGGGGTTCCCTATTCCTGGCTGTTTTTATTGCCCTGTTCATTCGTTGGGGTTTTGTTGAAGCCTACGTTATTCCGTCGGGTTCCATGCTTCCGTCTTTGTTGATTCACGACCATATTTTTGTGAACAAACTGACTTACGGTTTGCGAGTTCCCTTCAGTGAAAACTGGATGGTTAAATTCAACGAACCAAAGCGTGGTGAAGTGATCGTCTTTAAATATCCTCGTGATATGAGCACGTTCTTCATTAAACGTATCGTGGGCGAGCCGGGCGACAAGATCTATTATGAAAATGGAACTTTGTACGTAAACGACAAACCTGTTGAAAAGAAAGTTCCTGCGAATCAGGACGATTTCAATTGGTTGCGTGATGCTGACTTTACTCGTGACGGCAATGTGAACGACGCAAAGTCTAATTACGTTGAATTCACCGAAGCTTTGCCTCCGGGTAAAGAGGGCGGCGAAGGAAAAGACCATTCGATCCTTCTTCGTAAAGGTGATTTCTACGAAACATTCGGCCCTGTTGTAGTTCCGGCTGATCACTTATTTGTCATGGGTGATAACCGTATGAACTCGATGGATAGCCGTGTATGGAGCTTCTTGCCGAAGCAAAACATCCTGGGCCGCGCGATGTTTGTTTGGCTTTCTTGTGAGGAAACTATTCCAGCTTTGCCAATGATCTGTAATCCATTGACGATCCGTTGGACACGCTTCTTCCACCCAGTTAATTAA
- the lepA gene encoding translation elongation factor 4 gives MDPKFIRNFAIIAHIDHGKSTLADGLLSVTGSLSDREKKEQFLDNMELERERGITIKAQTVCLDFKSKDGNDYQINLIDTPGHVDFSYEVSRSLAACEGAILVVDAAQGVEAQTLANVYLAMENNLEIIPVLNKIDLPSADPEGVARQIEDTVGLDTTGIIHASAKEKIGITDILEAIVEKVPPPKADRSLTPRGLIFDSWFDAYQGVVVLVRMVDGVIKKGDKIKFMATDRDYEVLRMGKYKPFPAPQDTLEAGEVGFIICGIKDIRDVKVGDTVTGAKHPAAEPLAGFQRIKPMVFAGIFPVVASEYESLKDALDKLCLNDSSLSYEVEKSAALGFGYRCGFLGLLHMEIVQERLEREFNLDLITTAPTVVYQITQTDGSVMMLENPSGMPDESKIAKFEEPYVKVTLHTPTEYIGGILKLCEDKRGAQLKMEYVNEKKVIIEYKLPMNEMVMDFYDRLKSISKGYASLEYEFIGFEESDLVKLDILINSEPIDALSLIVHRSKAVTRGRKLTEKMKELIPRQQFQINIQAAIGSKIIARETQGAIRKDVTAKCYGGDISRKRKLLEKQKEGKKRMKAVGSVDVPQEAFLAILKVED, from the coding sequence ATGGATCCTAAGTTTATACGTAACTTCGCAATTATCGCTCATATCGACCACGGCAAATCAACTTTGGCAGATGGTCTTCTTTCCGTAACTGGCTCTCTTTCTGATCGTGAAAAGAAAGAACAGTTTTTGGACAACATGGAACTTGAGCGTGAGCGTGGGATCACAATCAAAGCTCAAACAGTTTGCCTGGATTTCAAATCCAAAGACGGTAACGACTATCAGATCAATTTGATCGATACACCGGGGCACGTGGACTTCTCTTACGAAGTATCCCGTTCTTTGGCTGCCTGTGAAGGCGCGATCTTGGTTGTTGATGCTGCACAAGGTGTGGAAGCTCAAACTCTCGCGAATGTTTATCTTGCGATGGAAAATAATCTTGAGATCATTCCCGTATTGAACAAAATCGATTTGCCATCTGCTGACCCAGAAGGTGTCGCGAGACAGATCGAAGATACAGTGGGCTTGGATACAACAGGAATTATTCACGCCTCGGCAAAAGAGAAAATCGGTATCACTGATATTCTTGAAGCAATCGTTGAAAAAGTTCCGCCACCAAAAGCAGATCGTTCACTCACTCCGCGTGGGTTGATCTTTGACTCTTGGTTTGATGCTTACCAAGGCGTAGTTGTCTTGGTTCGTATGGTTGATGGAGTCATTAAGAAAGGCGACAAAATCAAATTCATGGCCACGGATCGTGACTATGAAGTTTTGCGCATGGGTAAATACAAACCATTCCCAGCTCCTCAAGACACTCTCGAGGCCGGTGAAGTGGGCTTTATCATCTGTGGTATCAAAGATATCCGTGACGTAAAAGTCGGTGATACGGTGACGGGTGCAAAACATCCGGCAGCAGAGCCGTTGGCAGGTTTCCAAAGAATCAAGCCGATGGTTTTCGCAGGTATCTTCCCGGTTGTTGCCTCTGAATATGAAAGTTTGAAAGATGCCTTGGACAAGCTGTGCTTAAATGACTCCTCTTTGTCATACGAAGTTGAGAAGTCGGCGGCCCTTGGTTTCGGTTACCGTTGCGGTTTCTTGGGTCTTCTACATATGGAGATCGTACAAGAACGTTTGGAGCGTGAGTTCAATCTTGATTTGATCACGACAGCTCCTACGGTTGTTTACCAAATCACGCAAACTGATGGTTCCGTAATGATGTTGGAAAATCCATCGGGCATGCCTGATGAATCCAAGATTGCTAAGTTTGAAGAACCTTACGTAAAGGTGACGTTGCATACTCCAACCGAATATATCGGTGGTATTTTGAAGCTTTGCGAAGACAAGCGCGGCGCTCAGCTTAAAATGGAATATGTGAACGAAAAGAAAGTGATCATCGAGTACAAACTTCCAATGAATGAAATGGTTATGGATTTCTATGACCGTTTGAAATCTATCTCCAAAGGTTATGCATCTTTGGAATATGAATTCATTGGTTTTGAAGAATCGGACCTGGTTAAGTTGGATATTTTGATCAACTCTGAACCGATCGATGCGTTGTCATTGATCGTTCACAGATCAAAAGCAGTGACTCGTGGTCGTAAGCTGACAGAAAAGATGAAAGAATTGATCCCTCGTCAGCAGTTCCAAATCAATATCCAAGCGGCTATTGGTTCGAAAATTATTGCTCGTGAAACTCAAGGGGCGATCAGAAAAGACGTTACTGCCAAATGTTATGGTGGTGACATCTCTCGTAAACGTAAGCTCCTAGAGAAACAAAAAGAGGGTAAGAAGCGTATGAAGGCAGTCGGTTCTGTCGACGTGCCTCAAGAAGCCTTCTTAGCGATCTTGAAAGTAGAGGACTAG
- the metK gene encoding methionine adenosyltransferase yields the protein MKNYLFTSESVSEGHPDKMADQISDGVLDAILAQDPKGRVACETLLTTGLIVVAGEITTSAKVNFSEIARDVVKRIGYDHSDKGFDYKTCAVTVAVGQQSPDIAVGVKETLSDDQGAGDQGLMFGYAVNETPELMPLSIAMSHKLVKDLATIRKANKVDWLRPDAKSQVTVQYENGIAKRIDAVVISTQHADSVSNATIKEFITEELIKKSIPAQWIDAKTKFFINPTGRFVTGGPMGDAGLTGRKIIVDTYGGHGAHGGGAFSGKDPSKVDRSAAYAARHIAKNIVGAGLADRCLLQVAYAIGVAEPVSITVNDFGTSKVGSEVLEKAVRQVFDLRPARITKDLDLLRPIYSNTAAYGHFGRNEEGFTWEKLNKVEELKAAVKGLA from the coding sequence GTGAAAAACTATCTTTTTACGAGTGAATCTGTTTCTGAAGGTCATCCGGATAAAATGGCCGATCAAATCTCAGATGGCGTTCTGGACGCTATCTTGGCTCAAGACCCTAAGGGTCGCGTTGCCTGTGAGACTTTGCTAACAACAGGTTTGATCGTTGTTGCTGGTGAAATCACGACTTCTGCAAAAGTTAACTTTTCAGAAATCGCTCGTGATGTTGTTAAACGTATTGGTTACGACCACTCTGATAAGGGTTTTGACTACAAAACTTGCGCAGTGACGGTTGCAGTTGGCCAACAATCTCCTGACATCGCAGTAGGTGTTAAAGAGACTTTGTCTGACGATCAAGGTGCCGGCGATCAAGGTTTGATGTTCGGTTATGCAGTGAATGAAACTCCGGAATTGATGCCTCTTTCAATCGCTATGTCTCACAAACTTGTGAAAGACTTGGCCACGATCCGTAAAGCTAACAAAGTGGACTGGTTGCGCCCGGATGCTAAATCCCAAGTAACTGTTCAATATGAAAATGGTATCGCGAAACGTATCGACGCGGTTGTGATCTCTACTCAACATGCGGACTCTGTTTCCAATGCAACTATCAAAGAATTCATCACTGAAGAGTTGATCAAAAAATCAATCCCCGCTCAGTGGATCGACGCGAAAACAAAATTCTTCATAAATCCAACGGGCCGTTTTGTAACAGGTGGTCCAATGGGTGATGCTGGTTTGACGGGTCGTAAAATCATCGTGGACACTTACGGTGGTCACGGTGCACACGGCGGTGGTGCATTCTCTGGTAAAGATCCTTCTAAGGTGGATCGTTCTGCGGCTTACGCAGCTCGTCACATCGCGAAGAACATCGTGGGTGCAGGCTTGGCAGATCGTTGCTTGCTTCAAGTGGCGTATGCGATCGGTGTTGCTGAACCAGTTTCCATCACTGTGAATGATTTCGGTACAAGCAAAGTGGGCTCTGAAGTGCTTGAAAAAGCGGTTCGCCAGGTCTTTGACTTGCGCCCAGCACGTATTACGAAGGATTTGGACCTTTTGAGACCAATCTATTCGAATACAGCAGCGTATGGCCACTTCGGTCGTAACGAAGAAGGCTTCACGTGGGAAAAACTTAACAAAGTGGAAGAACTCAAAGCAGCCGTAAAAGGCCTGGCTTAG